tgttccgttaacctttttcttaaccgataattgctgatttgcccccttactgctgtccagatatttgcttgtcaattttctagttcgctttctccatttcgtgtcaacattctttatatacaggtatctgaaaactttcctagcccaccgcttttcctccatccttctcaatcgttcctcaaatgctatcttactgctagcctctctgctctcgaaagacgcccatcccatatcaccctgtaccccctgatctggtgtattgccatgtgctcccaaagctaacctccctactccccgttgcctaatttccagccttgcttgaacatctggcctcatacacaggaccgcattcccgaaggtcaggctagggaccatcacccctttccagatccctcttaccacctcatacctattgtaattccacagtgccctatttttcatgacagctgcattcctactagctttattcattacatatttttcatgctctgtcagatactcaacactgttatttatccataccccaagatacttgtactcattcactacctttagcacgaactcctgtattctatgctcgccgccctcttcattaaatgtcatgactgcagatttttccttactatacttgaagcctaatctatctccctctgtactgcatatgtctaacaacttctgcaggtcttccttgttgtcagccattatcactatatcgtccgcatatattagtcccggtaatgtctgtttaatcaattccccttgcttgaaaaaagataggttgaaacctagtccgctcccctctagcttggcctccaaaccttgcaggtacaacatgaacaacaaaggggacagaggacatccttgtctaagcccccgctgtatctctacaggccctgatacatttttttcccattttatgagcactctgttacctctatatatatcttttaaaagattaattactccattttccacatccaatgtgcccaatatgtcccacaaatgctcctgagtaacgttgtcataggctcccctaatatccagaaatgctagcaataagggcctatgttccttttccgcaatttctatacactgtgtcaatgaaaatagattgtcctccaacctcctttgtttccggaacccattctgtagttcccctagcaccccctcgttctccacccaagcctgcagtctatcctttataatttgcatcaccaccctgtaaaccacagacgtcactgttatggggcgatagttacttacgtctgctttgtccccctttcccttgtatatcatgttcattctacttaatcgccattcatcggggactttctcatccactatcattttgttcactacctgtattaatgtttgcttggatttaggtcctaacttctttatcaacataatcgggataccatctggtcctgttgatgtgccactaggaaccttcttctctgccctttcccactctccttgctcaagtgaagctattgctgtaaccggtctatcctccttcgataaattatgtaccacgtgctttgctgaaaatttttccgtcatccttgttcctatgtgttttattgcttcatccccttctagtcgaataccctcatctgtaacaataaacctttgttctagcctagttttattactcattgcatttagatgtttccagaatttttgggctgcttttctatcctttttatttacttttgacatccattgggcaccctttcttctaattttctcattaatcaaataggatgcgtcccttctacactttatgaaggtatcccattttctgtctacttcgggttttggttcccccctcttcttggaatatctgtgttccctggatgcttccttgcgcttttctattgccctcttgacctcctcatcccaccaactcttgggtttgcatcttttcccttttagctttactcccaccttagctagctctagctccagtaatcgagttaatttggtataggtccattctgtttcactatcctcaaaaattactttctcgatttgtttggctcctacttccaattgcttttctgagtaaaaatttccccctgattgtttatcttgattcagtcctacattgctttttcttctgaagctcaacttgatacgcttgtggtcactacctagacttctggaaccatcttcatctatgatcattacccctaatctgttatacatcctctgtgacattagtgcataatctatcgtcgagtgcagactccccgcctcccatgttatgagcccttcacacttctcggtgctgttgcatacaactaaatcatgcctgtcacacatgtcctgcagcatgcttcctgtcgaatccgtgtacccatccaggtcttctatgtgtgcattcatgtcgcctaatataattatctcgccctgtcctcctagctcatcaatgtcgcttgcaatacattctaacattttcctgttttcctctttggcattaacccctgtccacaggtatacaaagccaaggagtgtttgcttgcctgccactgttccttttagccataaatgttccctgcatcccagtctaaccctttgaaaattcatacttttatgaatgaatgccccaattccacctccctttctgctgccctctgttctattgcaatattcccatgcgtagtctgggttacagggtggttgctccatgtctctaagatgtgtttccgctaaaccatataccattaattcctcctgtcttaactgttcttctatttcctcccatttcagtctattcctgccaccttgcatgttaatgaaacctatatctgaattaacttggccctggcgcttgcgtctctttcttcccctatggttccattgtccgtttgatcttaattcttccttctctacactggttccttcagagctctgggtccccccaaaaaagctgttgcctggcgacctatcctactacccaccttcttgccagtggcaccaccgtagtggatgccatcctgtgcaaaagggtggggcctaacctcgtacacttccctgttgacctccatcacctcgtatcttagtcgtcgactcaatagtcgtcgtatcttagtcgtcgataAATGTAGTaagtagcgccatctacattACCGCACATGTACTAAATGGTCACAGTTCAGAAAAATGACAAGTTTGGCGCTGCCAAACACCTAAAATCAGAAGGTGTTCACGAGAGGGAATCATTTCTCTACGATATTTGCACGTTCCCTTCCATTTTGCCCTCTGTAGCTTCCGAGCAGATTTACACCatattgctttgctgggttgctttttgcgaaagcaacactacgcgagTCGCCTAGCCATTTCGCAGAGCTGAGGAAAGgaggtactgcgcatgcgcgaggagcagtgacgtcacacggcgcccgCCGTCGTCGCTGCGGCGGTGACTCAGAGGTGCCGCCGCCGCGCTCGccagttgcgcatgcgcagtagcggcgCATAGCTAGCGTGCCGGggccaccgctgctgccgcgCGCTCTCCATCGCCTCTCCCGCCtctccctgacgctacgaaaagCATTCTAGGCGTCGTCTTATTTTTCGAGGACAGCTTTGGCATTGCTGAAGAAGAAAGGAGACAGGCTTTTGCCTCGTGCCGCCGGTTGTTCGTTGTTCCGGCTAGCGCTGtggaggggaagttggagagcgctcgattcgcctgcactcgctGTACCATTTCGGCAAAGCTGTGCGGCGGTGCCCCCGAGTGTGTAGCGCTAGTTCCGGCAGTTTGAGCCACGGTGTAAGAGTAGGCTATGTCTTTCACCGTGGTTTGAGCGCAGTTTGGCACTGTCTGCTTCCAAAAcggatggtcgagtgcaggcctggtcgtctgctagccttggtcACACCAGTGAATTGCAGCCAGCTGTTTCTGTTTACACCCCACATCAGCGGCTGCCAACATCTCGTATCTCGTGAAGAAATCTTCAAAGAGCACATTACAATAAAATGTTGCCATGAACCAGCCTCGATGCGTGCatgtgcacctcgtgacagctggCGCGAAACGACGCGACTGAACTGTGTCGACGTGCATCATGCTGCATGCACGTCTTTGTTTTTTACAGTGATGTCAGTTACGTGTAGCCGTTTTTTTTTGGAGAACTCGAGCAGTGTTCTAGCTTGTCGACGAGTGGAATTACTTGAGTCTACGCCGTTTATCACTAAGCGCAAACCATCATCTGCcttcatggcggctgcagctgcactatTTCGGCACTAACCACCGAGAAGGGttgcagttttcctgaactacACTCGCAATACTTTCAAACGAATGCCGTGGTTCAGAGCGCACCGTGTTTCACCGCTGAAATGAAGCCATGTGAGCTGGAGTGCCGCGGGAACCAGTTCATGTGgtacaggcgaatcgaacggatctATAAGTCGGGTacaaccagtgttgtaggcgttatcgaaaaaaagtaactaaatacgttactcgttacgctaaaaaaagaacgcgttaccgcctacgttacctaccattgccgaaaaaaaaggatcgcacgttactttgccgctaCTCCATGGCCATAATTACACTGCGGCTTCGCTGCAAGAACTgaaaataacaattttataaagctcattttTTACATAATTCCGACCtcacaaagaaaacatagctgaactcaacaaatttacagtaattctggtGTGCTCCTGCTTACGAAATTACGCGGAAATTGTGTAGCAATAAAGGAATGCTtagttccggaaaaaaaaaatgtatttgcgCACATGAACATTTTTTGTCACTTGAACCTGCATAATTATCACAAAAATGTTAGTGTTTATGCGATCTGGACAGAATGCGATCTGGTCGGTGCGTCTAATCATTTAgtatttgctgaaaaaaaaatgcttcgcaCGCAATGAACGGTGTTGTATGGAACAAAAATCGTAAGCGAATTATTTTGCTGCGAATGTGTGAATGCATGGCAACTGGCCCATCTCAAAATGATTTGCTACTAACCCATGAAACCAAAGGGCGGGCTCAACACGAAAGTACAGTCATGAAATTTGTGAGCGTGGACACAGCagcgcgtggcagatagcctcgaaccctactCTTGTCGATACGCGGCGGTCGCCTTCATAAACAAAGTGGAAAGGAATGTGTGTCCTTCTGCTTGCTGGAAGCAGGCAAGGCGGCATAGCCCTTTCCACCACGTTGATAAAAGCAGCCGCCGTGTGTCGCCACAAGTAGGTCTTGAGGATACTTGCCATGAGCTCCCGTAttcacgctcataaatttcatgactgtacaCACGTTTCTTGCGTGTTCCCTGTGCAATAAATATGACAATACACTCCGGTTACATTGAAATAATGGACACTAGTCCGCCCAATATATTGGTTCGAAAACTACAAAGGCATGCACTCTGCTTTTAGCGCGTGCATTATTACGGGAAGCCGAAGCAAGACAAGGaagcagctgccaatgttcttCCATAGCGTGCCGCTCTTGACATCGCATTTCAGTGTCAAATAAAATATCGCGggaaaaaaatatcaaaaatgaCTACAAGGATGTTATAGTTGCCTGACAACGGACGGTGTGAAAATAACAGCTGTCACTTCAATTTCCAGGTACGCGTGCGtgaacgcacacacacgcacgcacgctttTTCTATCTTTGACCAACCCCAAATCGGGGCAAATCGACGCAAGGCGAGTAAGATATACATTTCAGCACGCGATGGAAAATTCTAAAGGCAGTAAGCAACCTAATAAGGCAAACTGGATGCAAGAAGAAAGACGTAcagtccccgtcaaaagtatacagcccaaagggtttacttctaagctgtttagcggggctccctagcacatctagcaCTCCAAACattgggagggttgaggaagcGATGCTATAGGAAACCAAAGCACCGCCGAGCGGCGCTGCTGCTCCGGACAGGGAGCGCCACCTCTGGCAGGAAAATAAACAGTGGGGATAGACGGGGGGCTCTCGTGCaagcttccttctttcgctcacgCTTCCTCGCACGTGCAGACGTTTCGCGCTGCTTCTGTCGCGTGTCACAATGATCCGGCTGCAGTGCGGGTTCAAAAAGATATGCCAACTCGACAGCTTTTTCAGAAAGGCGAACCTAATCAAAGGTGAAAAGCTCCTCAATCATGTTTACTCCGTGGAGCAAATAATTGAAAACAACGAAGCCAGATTGAAAGGCAAGTGCGTGTCACAAGTCAGCGACAGTGTCGTCTACGACGTGTGCCTTGAGGTAAGCCTGTCCATTTGTTATATGCTCAAATCATCGAACGTTTTATAAGCACTAGGTACGAAACGAAGCGGTGCATTCGATTGGAGTTCTCCGTTGTTGTAATGCATGGGTTTCGATATGACATTTTTGCAAAATTAACAGAATTAATCGTGCGCTTTCGTGAACGACGCTTCCGGCGTGGGGAAAAAAATTTTTACGACCATATCATACTATCCACTGTAAAGCTTGGAAAGGTACGAGACACTTGTGCACCATCCGTTAGAACATCACCCGCTGGCTTGGCCGGGAGGCAGCCGAACTTAAGAGCTGAAAAGCTACACGTactgttcgccttttttttttagtttcacgtTTTTATTCCGATTCTGATCGCATGCACGCACTTTATTTTTTGCGACTGTCGGATTTAAGgacgtaaatatgtaaaatatgcTTCACGAACGCGATGTTCAGCATGAGGGGTGCCGAGCTAGAGGCGCGCTGTTGTAGCTATGGTATCGCTCGCGCGACGCGCTCGCTTAACATTGTGCTGGGTTTTTGAAATAGTCAAAGCTTTAACCAAATCGTTTGCCTTATTTCCAGTTTTGTACGCGCGCCCGGAATAGTGTGACAGAGAGGCAAACGAAGCTGCAAAAATGTACACTGTGCCAAATGACATGCTGCTGAAAATTTGTAGCAGAGAAATTTGGGAAGGAAATCACGCTTAAAAAGTCGGCAGGCGTCCACGCTGTCTCAATTTTATTTCCACATTTCATAGCTGGCATGGTCGTGCCACGAAAAGCAGGAGCTGCTTGTTCGAGAGGGGCGCTGCACCTGCAAGGCTGAAATTGCAGCTAAGTGCAAGCACGCAGCAGCGGTGTGCCTGTACGTGGATCAACACGAAGTGAAGTCGTGCACCAGCGAGCCCCAGAAATGGGGCAAACCGAAAGGAAATCCCAAGAGGAGCTTAGAGCTCTTCCTCTTCCCTCGTAAGTATTTTTGGACATCCGACGTGTCACACAATTCTAACTGGCAGTTTTCAGTTTGAGTGAATAATTACTCTCCTTACCCCTTGTCTTATTCTCCATAACAGGAGAGGGCAGCAGCATTCCTGACATCAAACCTGCTGACCCTAATATTATTTTTGGCTATCCGGACATAATGTGTCCACTGAGAGAAATATTGGAGCTGCAGGATCGAAGCGCTGATGATGTTATTTGTGCAAACGTCctaaatgacattgttgaaaaagtcacagaaactgtggaaaaagaaatatttcacgATTTACTGCTACCAATGTCACACCGGCCTGTTTACCGGTATCTTAATGTCCTTGATGacaaaacaacacaggcaaaagacTTTCTTGTTGAAATGGATGAGGAAATGGCGAATATCTACAAAACAAAAGTAGTGCTGAAAGAATCACCATGCGACATGTGCTTCTACACCGTAGGCCAAGCAAATTGCTCACGGTATGGAACTAAACTTTAGTAAAGGATAGCCAACACATCTCATATACACTGTGTTGATTCATTTTTGCAAATTTTCCAATTTGCAGATGGCATGAAGAACGTCGCCTTCGAATCACTAGCACGAAAGCACATGCCATACGCACAAAACGAAGTGACGAAGGATTCCAGAAAGCTGCTGATAGCCTCTGCAAGACGTCATCGTACACGAGTGCTGCAATGCAttatggtatttatttattttttatttacagaatactgcaggccactctGGGCCCTTACAGGAGGGGCCATACTATGCAACAGAAATACAGAAAACACTGCAATAAATTTTAAACACAAAGTCGATAACTTCAATGGCGTCAgtgttctatttttcttttatgttttttaaACAAACATTTGAGGTGTTTAGTTATGGTGTCACATCTCTGCTTTCACTTCTGCTACAGCAAGCCTGATTTCAAAGTGTGATGTTCATGGTTTCTTTGCTCTGAAGTATAACGTGTAAATATGTTTCACTAGGCATCAAAACTGAAGCCACAGCACCAGAAGATTTGCAAAGAAAGCTCGGCATCCGTATTGTGCAGGTGAGGTTACTCACGAGTTTACGTTACAAGTTACTCCAGGCATGCTCTCTTTCCTGTTGTATGTTTCAGCTTAAGCACTAATCTCAATTATTCATGTTCTAGGCAGGACTCGTTGTGCTTCCGCAGCAGCCATGGCTGTGCTGTAGCCCAGATGGACTGGCAACAATTGGCAGTGAAACTGTGCTAATTGAAATCAAGTGTACATTCAAGTACAAGGAAGAACCTTTTATAGACTACGAAGAAAGGAGGAGCTTGCTCCCCTACTTAATGTTTGATGGGGATGTGATTGTGCTGAGACCCACACATTGTTATTACACACACATGCAAGTCCAGCTGTATATCCTCAACCTGCAATGGGCCATTTTTTATGTGTACAGCCCCAAACATTCTGTAATAGTGAAAGTAATTCGGGACGAGGCTTTTCTGTGGGAGCTTATCCCCAAGATGGAGcatttttatttcaaattttTGATACAGCATTTGTTCTAGGCTTGTATGCTCTATTTTTCTGCATTGATTTTCGATGACTTCCTGAAATCAAACTTTTTGCTGGCATATCTGCCATTGTATTTTGGCCTTGTTCAAGTTAAACTCTTTTGTATATTTTGCTTTTATAATTTCCCTGTAGACGAGCCTATTTAAGCAGTTTTTTGTTGTAATTGTAGTTTTATCTAGTCGGGCTTATTGCATTGCATAGTTGTTGTTCGTCTGTGCagtgttatgaacgggatgcacacccACTGAAGATGAATGCGAAGATTCAATCGACCAGGATGACCACGtggtagcggcaatttcgacaggtcGTTGACCCACGAggcccccacgaaaaaaaaaaaatgtgctgcgaatctgcctgcggaatctttccatGCTCTTCAGGAagggggagatgaccttccctttgtctgtttcTTCCAAGAAGTGACAGTGGTCAGACAACAGGGGAAGAAGGAAACTGCAGCAtccccgaaattaaccgtgactgacaagTGCCTGTGTTTGACTTCCagcgaagtagcagccgacctccgaatcctcctcgcccattttcacggggctccgcgtgccgtGTGTGGTGACTGTTTCGGTCTGTGCCTCGTGTGTTGAAAGGGGCGGAGCCTATTTAACATGCATCCTGAGCcagaacgaacgctctgggccttggcgataaggctcatccagtcgttcGATGCTACGAActcttaattcttgactgtttgttctttctttcgtaaaataggtaaataaatttcttcaaagtgccagtaaacctgtttgtgtttTCGTTGTCCCAAATGTCAGCTTCTATTCTTCATGATATCTTATCCGGTCGTAACAGTAGTCATACTGCTTTAATTTGGTGTGGTAGGGTtaataatgcgagagcattacatggttatgtcgcgtcagtAAAAAGTGCCCGCAAATTTTGTCCACACAATTATGTATTTCTGTTGAGATCAATGTGCacaagtttgattgtgttaggtaaTGCGTGAGTAGATTTTAAAATGGGAAAAGTGTGGTTCTTGAATttaaattaggtaattaatttaatcgaagtaatgaaaataaatgctgtgtttgaagcaggttttgtgtgacgaATTCGATGAAAAAttatgtaaatgcgtgagaaggcttacttagtataaaaatcaaagaataaaatataaagaaacaaaaatttaaaaataacaaaaacaaataaaact
The Amblyomma americanum isolate KBUSLIRL-KWMA chromosome 3, ASM5285725v1, whole genome shotgun sequence genome window above contains:
- the LOC144123697 gene encoding uncharacterized protein LOC144123697 codes for the protein MIRLQCGFKKICQLDSFFRKANLIKGEKLLNHVYSVEQIIENNEARLKGKCVSQVSDSVVYDVCLELAWSCHEKQELLVREGRCTCKAEIAAKCKHAAAVCLYVDQHEVKSCTSEPQKWGKPKGNPKRSLELFLFPHGMKNVAFESLARKHMPYAQNEVTKDSRKLLIASARRHRTRVLQCIMASKLKPQHQKICKESSASVLCRQDSLCFRSSHGCAVAQMDWQQLAVKLC